A genomic window from Alkalihalobacillus sp. AL-G includes:
- the fliL gene encoding flagellar basal body-associated protein FliL, which yields MNKKLVTTMLVMIAAISVVAVVGVILYFNLASDKTEAAESQLSASELIDLSIDTEEITTNLADKGFAKVQFRIQVDSSEAKKELETRMFQVQNSIIYELSGTKAAELQGPDGIQTLESELKKTINDYLEHGEVVRVYTTQKIVQ from the coding sequence ATGAATAAAAAACTGGTCACTACCATGCTTGTCATGATTGCCGCAATATCCGTAGTTGCCGTTGTCGGTGTGATCCTGTACTTCAACCTTGCCTCCGATAAAACTGAGGCAGCTGAAAGTCAACTCTCAGCATCGGAATTGATCGACCTGTCCATCGATACTGAGGAGATTACGACCAATCTGGCGGACAAAGGGTTTGCCAAAGTGCAATTTCGTATCCAAGTAGACTCATCAGAAGCGAAAAAGGAATTAGAAACGAGAATGTTCCAGGTTCAGAACAGTATCATTTATGAGTTATCAGGTACGAAGGCAGCAGAATTACAAGGTCCTGATGGTATTCAGACTCTTGAATCAGAGCTCAAAAAAACAATCAATGATTATCTTGAACACGGTGAGGTTGTAAGAGTCTACACGACACAGAAAATCGTACAATAA
- the fliM gene encoding flagellar motor switch protein FliM, whose product MADVLSQNEIDALLSAISTGEMDAEELRKEEIEKKVKVYDFKRALRFSKDQVRSLTRIHENFARLLTTYFSAQLRTYVQIAVASVDQLPYEEFIRSVPKMTILNLFEAPPLEGRMLVEVNPNIAYAMLDRVLGGQGTGMNKVDSLTEIETRIMNQLFDRAIESFGEAWNTIVEVEPEMVDFEVNPQFLQMVSPNETVVVISLTTTVGETSGMINICLPHVVLEPIIPKLSVHHWMQKKQKTRLPEEIQKIEKRVKAAQLPITTELGRCQISIQEFLSIATHDVIELDQKITDPLVISVQGKQKFQGQPGKVRNRMAVQVLNDFMKEDDGDE is encoded by the coding sequence TTGGCCGATGTACTCTCACAAAACGAAATCGATGCTTTATTGTCCGCGATTTCTACGGGTGAAATGGATGCTGAAGAACTTCGAAAAGAAGAAATTGAAAAAAAGGTTAAGGTTTATGATTTTAAAAGAGCATTAAGGTTTTCAAAAGATCAAGTAAGAAGTTTAACCCGAATTCATGAAAATTTTGCCAGGCTTTTGACTACTTACTTTTCGGCTCAATTACGTACATATGTTCAAATAGCGGTTGCTTCTGTCGATCAGCTTCCCTATGAGGAGTTCATTCGATCGGTACCGAAAATGACTATCTTAAACTTGTTCGAAGCACCGCCTCTTGAAGGAAGAATGCTTGTTGAAGTGAATCCGAACATTGCTTACGCAATGCTAGACAGGGTACTAGGTGGACAAGGAACCGGAATGAACAAAGTCGATAGTTTAACTGAAATCGAGACTCGGATTATGAATCAGTTATTTGACCGAGCAATTGAAAGCTTTGGGGAAGCATGGAATACAATTGTTGAGGTTGAACCGGAAATGGTTGATTTTGAAGTAAATCCACAATTCTTGCAAATGGTATCTCCGAACGAAACGGTTGTCGTGATTTCACTGACGACAACAGTTGGGGAGACGAGCGGAATGATTAATATTTGCTTGCCCCATGTCGTCCTTGAGCCGATCATTCCAAAGCTTTCCGTACATCATTGGATGCAAAAGAAACAAAAAACAAGATTACCAGAAGAAATTCAAAAAATAGAAAAAAGGGTTAAAGCTGCCCAATTACCGATTACAACTGAACTTGGTCGATGCCAAATTTCGATTCAGGAATTTTTATCAATAGCAACTCATGATGTGATCGAGCTCGATCAAAAGATTACAGATCCGCTGGTGATCAGTGTTCAAGGCAAACAAAAGTTCCAAGGTCAACCTGGTAAGGTCAGAAATCGGATGGCAGTACAGGTTCTCAACGATTTTATGAAGGAGGATGATGGAGATGAGTGA
- the fliY gene encoding flagellar motor switch phosphatase FliY has protein sequence MSDDMLSQEEIDALLNGGNDDSSEQSVDELLTGIERDAIGEVGNISFGSAATALSTLLNQKVEITTPDVTVVERDKLSDEFPVPHVAVLVKYTEGFNGSNLLVIKTSDAQIIADLMLGGDGTNPNGELGELHLSAVQEAMNQMMGSASTSMSTVFNKRVDISPPAIDMMHVEANKGTEHIPDEEMLVKVSFNLKVGNLIDSNLMQLIPVQFGKELVEELMNPGGDEKPSDPQPVEQTTIDQSPTSHRTAEASSNPANERNAQEAVPSFSNRRDANVHPAAFSDFSNTESVAVDRRNLDMLLDIPLQVTVELGRTKRSVKDILEMSQGSIIELDKLAGEPVDILVNQKLIAKGEVVVIDENFGVRVTEIISQKDRIEKLQ, from the coding sequence ATGAGTGACGATATGCTCTCCCAAGAAGAGATTGATGCACTTTTAAACGGTGGAAACGATGACTCGAGTGAGCAATCTGTTGATGAACTGCTCACAGGCATAGAACGCGATGCGATCGGTGAAGTAGGGAATATCTCATTTGGCAGTGCCGCCACTGCACTTTCAACACTGTTGAATCAAAAGGTTGAAATTACAACACCAGATGTAACGGTTGTCGAACGGGATAAACTTTCTGATGAATTCCCAGTGCCTCACGTTGCAGTATTAGTAAAATACACAGAAGGTTTTAACGGGTCAAACCTGCTAGTTATCAAAACATCTGATGCACAGATCATTGCCGACCTAATGCTTGGCGGTGATGGAACGAATCCGAATGGCGAACTCGGAGAACTACACTTAAGCGCTGTCCAAGAGGCGATGAACCAGATGATGGGATCGGCTTCCACCTCGATGTCGACTGTATTCAATAAACGTGTTGACATTTCACCACCTGCCATCGATATGATGCATGTTGAGGCAAATAAAGGAACCGAACACATTCCGGATGAAGAGATGCTCGTAAAAGTATCCTTCAATCTAAAGGTAGGAAATTTGATTGATTCAAACCTGATGCAGCTTATCCCGGTTCAATTTGGGAAAGAGCTCGTTGAAGAATTGATGAATCCAGGAGGGGATGAAAAACCATCTGATCCGCAACCAGTTGAACAAACAACAATTGATCAAAGCCCTACATCACATCGTACGGCGGAGGCATCATCTAATCCAGCAAATGAAAGAAATGCGCAGGAGGCAGTCCCTTCATTTTCAAACCGGAGAGATGCTAACGTTCATCCGGCAGCATTTTCAGATTTCTCAAATACTGAATCGGTTGCTGTTGATCGACGAAACCTGGACATGCTTCTCGATATCCCATTACAAGTAACCGTTGAGCTTGGACGAACAAAAAGGTCTGTCAAAGACATTCTTGAGATGTCACAAGGATCGATCATCGAGCTTGACAAGCTTGCAGGTGAACCTGTCGATATACTTGTTAATCAAAAGTTGATCGCCAAGGGTGAGGTTGTCGTAATAGATGAGAATTTTGGTGTCAGAGTAACAGAAATTATCAGTCAAAAAGACCGCATAGAAAAGTTGCAATAA
- a CDS encoding response regulator — MAYRILIVDDAAFMRMMIKDILTKNDFEVVGEASDGAQAVEMYMEHKPDLVTMDITMPEMDGITALKEIRATNADAKVIMCSAMGQQAMVIDAIQAGAKDFIVKPFQADRVLEAIKKTLEA; from the coding sequence ATGGCATACCGAATTTTAATTGTGGATGACGCAGCATTTATGAGAATGATGATCAAGGATATTCTAACGAAAAATGATTTTGAAGTTGTTGGAGAGGCTAGTGATGGTGCTCAGGCAGTAGAAATGTATATGGAACATAAACCAGACCTCGTTACAATGGATATTACGATGCCAGAAATGGACGGGATCACTGCATTGAAAGAAATCCGTGCAACGAATGCGGATGCGAAAGTAATCATGTGTTCTGCGATGGGACAGCAAGCTATGGTAATCGATGCGATTCAAGCAGGAGCGAAGGATTTTATCGTCAAGCCTTTCCAAGCTGACCGTGTACTCGAAGCGATCAAGAAAACGCTGGAAGCATAA
- a CDS encoding flagellar biosynthetic protein FliO: MNVKRLLPVLLMLYLIGGSGEALANSDQSTRTDCDGSVAACVQQNGDQSKTARTNSEAPPLKTESNSSTVTTTVKVIFALIFVVGLMIVVLKLLHKRTQIFQQGKGIQTLGGAMLGNQRSVQMVKVGNRVLIVGVGDDVSLIKEIDDQQEMKELLSQYESGSSSIQMRASLFEWIKERLKSSSKQPGNSFQETLKQRLDEAKKGRTEIYEALKKEQNND; this comes from the coding sequence ATGAATGTTAAACGCCTGTTACCTGTTCTTCTAATGCTGTATTTAATAGGAGGATCAGGAGAGGCACTAGCAAACTCAGATCAATCAACTAGAACAGACTGTGACGGTTCGGTCGCTGCATGTGTCCAGCAAAATGGAGATCAATCAAAGACAGCGAGGACGAATTCCGAAGCGCCTCCCTTAAAAACCGAATCCAATTCATCAACCGTTACAACAACGGTTAAGGTTATCTTTGCGTTAATTTTTGTCGTTGGATTGATGATCGTTGTGCTCAAGCTTTTACATAAGAGAACACAGATTTTTCAACAAGGGAAGGGAATTCAAACGCTGGGTGGTGCAATGCTTGGAAACCAGCGTTCTGTCCAAATGGTTAAAGTTGGGAACCGTGTATTGATTGTAGGCGTAGGTGACGATGTTTCGTTAATTAAAGAAATTGATGATCAACAAGAAATGAAGGAACTATTATCTCAATATGAATCGGGGAGCAGTTCGATTCAAATGAGAGCCAGTCTGTTCGAATGGATAAAGGAACGCCTGAAGTCGAGTTCAAAACAACCAGGAAACAGCTTTCAAGAAACGTTAAAACAGCGACTAGATGAGGCGAAAAAAGGGCGAACTGAGATCTATGAAGCATTGAAAAAGGAGCAGAACAATGATTGA
- the fliP gene encoding flagellar type III secretion system pore protein FliP (The bacterial flagellar biogenesis protein FliP forms a type III secretion system (T3SS)-type pore required for flagellar assembly.), producing the protein MIELPGISNEILNSSPDGVATTVRLLILLTVLSLAPAILILMTSFTRIIIVLSFVRTGLATQQMPPNQVLIGLALFLTFFIMGPILSEVNDEALTPFMEGEIGQEEAFERASIPIKEFMAKHTRQKDLALFMEYTGEERPESVQDIPLTTLVPAFAISELKTAFQMGFMIFVPFLVIDMIVASVLMAMGMMMLPPVMISLPFKILLFILVDGWYLIVRSLLESY; encoded by the coding sequence ATGATTGAACTACCAGGAATAAGTAACGAGATTTTAAACAGTAGTCCCGATGGTGTTGCGACTACCGTTCGATTGCTAATCCTGCTGACCGTTCTTTCGTTGGCGCCTGCAATTCTTATTTTGATGACCTCATTTACACGGATCATCATCGTACTTTCTTTTGTCCGAACAGGTTTGGCTACCCAACAAATGCCTCCCAATCAAGTGTTGATCGGTTTAGCACTATTTCTTACATTTTTCATAATGGGTCCTATTCTCTCTGAAGTGAATGACGAAGCGTTAACACCATTTATGGAAGGAGAAATTGGCCAAGAAGAGGCATTTGAACGAGCAAGCATACCGATTAAAGAATTCATGGCCAAGCATACCCGTCAAAAAGATCTTGCCTTGTTCATGGAATACACGGGGGAGGAGCGTCCTGAATCCGTACAGGACATTCCACTCACAACACTCGTCCCAGCTTTTGCCATCAGTGAATTGAAAACAGCTTTTCAAATGGGTTTTATGATTTTTGTGCCGTTTCTTGTTATTGATATGATTGTTGCCAGTGTTTTGATGGCAATGGGAATGATGATGCTTCCGCCAGTTATGATCTCATTACCATTTAAAATTTTATTATTTATTTTGGTCGATGGCTGGTATTTGATTGTACGTTCGTTGCTTGAGAGTTACTAG
- the fliQ gene encoding flagellar biosynthesis protein FliQ, which yields MDSQFVISLAEKGVYTTLLVSGPLLILALAVGLLVSVFQATTQIQEQTLAFIPKIVAVLVSLIFFGPWMLTEMVTFTYELLSNMNEYIGL from the coding sequence ATGGATTCGCAATTTGTTATCTCACTTGCAGAAAAGGGCGTATATACTACTTTACTAGTCAGCGGGCCGTTATTGATTCTAGCGCTTGCTGTCGGATTGCTGGTAAGTGTATTTCAAGCAACTACTCAAATACAGGAACAGACACTTGCTTTCATACCAAAAATCGTTGCGGTACTCGTTTCTCTTATCTTTTTCGGACCGTGGATGTTAACCGAGATGGTCACATTCACCTATGAGCTTCTTAGTAATATGAACGAATACATAGGCTTGTGA
- the fliR gene encoding flagellar biosynthetic protein FliR: protein MVEFINSIPAFLLILVRITGFFATVPIFSYKNIPGIHKVGLSLILSFFVLAMIPAPAIELNGYYILYILKELLVGMSIGFIASIVLYALQVAGGFIDLQMGFAIANVFDPQTGIQSPLIGRYLYILAMLFLLTIDAHHMLLNGIFQSYQLVPIEGWSLSFGQGGMAQLVVETVSRMFYIAFQIAIPVVGCLFLVDLALGIISRTVPQVNVFIVGLPLKIGVSFIIILLITPMIFQLVQDLYVEMLTSMRKMMNLIGGP, encoded by the coding sequence ATGGTTGAGTTTATTAATAGTATCCCAGCCTTTTTATTAATATTAGTCCGCATAACAGGCTTTTTTGCAACTGTACCGATATTTTCATACAAAAATATTCCTGGAATCCATAAAGTGGGCTTATCACTCATTCTTTCATTTTTTGTTTTAGCGATGATACCCGCTCCGGCGATTGAATTAAACGGCTATTATATCCTTTATATTTTAAAAGAACTACTCGTCGGCATGAGTATCGGGTTTATCGCATCAATTGTGCTTTATGCTTTGCAGGTGGCGGGAGGCTTTATCGACCTTCAGATGGGGTTTGCAATCGCTAACGTGTTTGACCCGCAAACAGGAATACAGTCACCACTTATCGGTCGATATCTTTATATTTTAGCGATGTTGTTTTTACTGACGATTGATGCTCATCATATGCTGCTTAATGGAATCTTTCAAAGTTATCAGCTCGTACCGATTGAAGGGTGGAGCCTATCATTTGGGCAAGGTGGAATGGCGCAGTTAGTGGTTGAAACGGTTAGTCGGATGTTTTATATCGCTTTTCAAATCGCGATCCCTGTTGTTGGATGTTTGTTTCTTGTAGATTTGGCGCTCGGAATCATTTCAAGAACTGTTCCGCAGGTCAATGTATTTATCGTAGGTTTACCCTTGAAAATTGGAGTCAGCTTTATAATCATCCTGCTTATTACACCGATGATTTTTCAGCTAGTACAAGACCTATATGTTGAAATGCTGACTTCGATGAGAAAAATGATGAACCTGATAGGTGGTCCGTAA
- the flhB gene encoding flagellar biosynthesis protein FlhB yields MPYLSLDLQYFSQEKTEKATPKKRQESRKKGQVAKSGDVNTAIILLIIFLFLWMIGPYMFDIMLKIYRVSFQDFIHYEITIDNIQQVMSALSLEAVMAVAPILLVAMVAGVAANYLQVGFLFTTEPLLMKLERINPLKGFKRIYSLRAIVELLKSILKISLVGLVTFFVLWIHREKIIQLSYATVEQALLIIGKLAIQMGLAASALLIFLAVLDFMYQKFDFEKNIRMSKQDIKDEHKKSEGDPLIKSRIKEKQRQMAMQRMMQEVPKADVVITNPTHYAIALKYDDSQMDAPIVVAKGLDYVALKIREIAKHNEIATVENRPLARSLYEQAEIGDMVPETLFKAVAEVLAYVYRLKKRV; encoded by the coding sequence ATGCCATATTTATCGCTTGATCTTCAATATTTTTCACAAGAAAAAACTGAAAAAGCAACCCCGAAGAAACGGCAGGAAAGTCGGAAAAAGGGACAGGTTGCGAAATCAGGCGATGTGAATACAGCTATTATCCTGTTAATCATTTTCTTGTTTTTATGGATGATCGGCCCTTATATGTTTGACATAATGCTGAAAATATACCGGGTTAGCTTCCAGGATTTCATCCATTATGAGATAACGATTGACAATATCCAACAAGTTATGTCTGCATTATCGTTGGAAGCTGTCATGGCTGTTGCACCGATATTGTTAGTTGCAATGGTCGCTGGGGTTGCCGCAAATTACCTTCAGGTTGGCTTTTTGTTTACAACTGAACCTTTACTCATGAAATTAGAAAGAATCAACCCATTAAAGGGATTCAAGCGGATTTACTCTTTAAGAGCAATCGTTGAACTATTAAAATCAATTCTCAAAATATCCCTGGTTGGACTTGTTACATTTTTTGTACTTTGGATCCACCGGGAAAAGATCATTCAACTTTCCTATGCAACTGTGGAACAGGCTCTGTTAATTATTGGAAAGCTAGCGATACAAATGGGTCTTGCAGCTTCTGCATTGCTCATTTTTCTAGCCGTTCTCGATTTCATGTATCAGAAATTTGATTTTGAGAAAAACATCCGAATGAGTAAACAGGATATTAAAGATGAGCACAAGAAATCGGAGGGAGATCCGCTGATTAAATCCCGGATCAAGGAAAAACAGAGGCAAATGGCGATGCAACGGATGATGCAGGAGGTTCCAAAAGCTGATGTAGTGATCACAAACCCAACCCATTATGCAATCGCCTTAAAGTATGATGATTCGCAAATGGATGCCCCCATTGTAGTTGCAAAAGGACTTGATTATGTAGCTTTAAAGATCCGTGAGATTGCTAAACATAATGAAATTGCGACTGTGGAAAACCGTCCTCTTGCCCGTTCTTTGTATGAGCAGGCAGAAATAGGGGATATGGTACCGGAAACATTGTTTAAAGCTGTTGCAGAGGTGCTTGCGTACGTGTACAGATTAAAAAAGCGAGTTTAG
- the flhA gene encoding flagellar biosynthesis protein FlhA: MKPRDFAVLISVILIITMLIIPLPTWMLDFLIITNISLALLIILIAMNTNEPLQFSIFPSLLLLVTLFRLGLNVSTTRSILSEGDAGNVIDTFGSFVVAGNVLVGFVVFVILVIIQFVVITKGSERVSEVAARFTLDAMPGKQMSIDADLNAGLISDREARERRQKIEQEADFYGAMDGASKFVKGDAIAGIIIVIINMIFGIIIGMVQMDLSLSESSVTYTLLTVGDGLVSQIPALIISTATGIIVTRAASDGNLGQDIAKQLLAFPKMLYVAAGAIFFLGVFTPIYQFYTLPIAILLAVGGFKLGKVERERIESEEDVEEEIQTEEFKSPESVVNLLQVDPIEFEFGYSLIPLADTSQGGDLLDRIVMIRRQLALELGLVVPVVRIRDNIQLQPNEYRIKVKGNEITRGELLLDHYLAMSPGVDDEEVEGIETVEPAFGLPALWISEEQKERAELSGYTVVDPPSVVSTHLTEIIKKHAHELLGRQEVKQLVEHLKETHTALVEDVTPDPLSIGEIQKVLVKLLKENISIRNLPIVFETLADYGQMTKDSDLLTEYVRQALSRQISKQFADDQASLKVITLSGIVEKKIAESIQQTEHGNYLSMDPNDSQAIFDSITHEIKRVNEVNPMTVLLCSPAVRMYVRQLIERYLPDVVVLSYNELEPNLEVQSIGVVNAS; this comes from the coding sequence ATGAAGCCAAGAGATTTCGCCGTCCTTATAAGTGTTATTTTAATCATCACGATGTTAATCATCCCGCTTCCCACTTGGATGCTGGACTTCTTGATCATCACGAATATATCCCTTGCATTGTTGATCATTTTAATTGCAATGAACACAAATGAACCACTGCAATTTTCCATCTTTCCTTCATTGCTTTTGCTCGTAACGTTATTTCGTTTGGGGCTGAACGTATCTACGACCAGGTCGATATTGAGCGAAGGGGATGCAGGGAACGTTATTGATACGTTCGGCTCCTTTGTTGTTGCAGGGAATGTGCTTGTTGGTTTTGTCGTGTTCGTCATCTTAGTCATTATTCAATTTGTTGTCATCACAAAAGGTTCTGAACGGGTATCAGAGGTTGCTGCACGTTTCACTCTTGATGCGATGCCTGGTAAACAGATGAGTATCGATGCAGACCTTAATGCCGGTTTGATTTCCGATCGGGAAGCACGTGAGCGGCGCCAAAAGATTGAACAGGAAGCCGATTTTTACGGTGCTATGGACGGTGCAAGTAAATTTGTTAAAGGAGATGCAATTGCAGGTATCATCATTGTCATCATTAATATGATTTTCGGAATCATCATCGGTATGGTGCAAATGGATCTGTCACTTTCTGAATCATCTGTCACCTATACATTGTTGACGGTCGGCGACGGTCTCGTCAGTCAAATTCCTGCACTCATCATCTCGACAGCAACAGGGATTATCGTCACAAGAGCCGCATCAGATGGAAACCTTGGCCAAGACATCGCGAAACAGCTTCTAGCATTCCCGAAAATGTTATATGTGGCTGCAGGCGCAATCTTCTTTCTCGGTGTGTTTACTCCGATTTATCAATTCTACACACTTCCAATTGCAATATTATTGGCCGTAGGAGGTTTCAAGCTTGGCAAAGTTGAACGCGAACGGATCGAATCAGAAGAAGACGTGGAAGAAGAGATTCAGACAGAAGAATTCAAGAGCCCTGAAAGTGTCGTCAACCTGTTACAAGTCGATCCGATCGAGTTTGAGTTCGGATACAGTCTGATTCCTTTGGCAGATACAAGCCAGGGAGGAGATTTGTTAGACCGGATCGTAATGATTCGAAGGCAGCTTGCTCTAGAGCTTGGTCTAGTTGTACCGGTTGTCAGGATTCGCGATAACATTCAACTGCAACCGAACGAGTATCGAATCAAAGTGAAAGGGAACGAAATCACAAGGGGGGAACTGCTTCTCGATCATTACCTTGCAATGTCACCGGGGGTGGATGATGAAGAGGTTGAAGGGATTGAAACGGTTGAACCCGCCTTCGGACTTCCTGCATTATGGATATCCGAGGAACAGAAGGAACGGGCAGAACTATCGGGTTATACCGTTGTCGACCCACCATCAGTCGTTTCGACACACTTAACCGAAATCATTAAAAAGCATGCACATGAACTTCTTGGAAGGCAAGAGGTGAAGCAGCTCGTTGAACATCTGAAAGAAACTCATACCGCATTGGTAGAGGATGTGACCCCTGATCCATTATCAATTGGTGAAATCCAGAAGGTTTTAGTTAAGTTGCTTAAAGAAAACATTTCGATCCGCAATTTACCGATCGTATTTGAAACTCTCGCAGACTATGGACAAATGACAAAGGATTCAGACCTGTTGACCGAATATGTTCGCCAGGCACTATCAAGGCAAATATCAAAGCAGTTTGCAGATGATCAGGCTTCCCTGAAGGTCATAACACTATCAGGTATTGTTGAAAAGAAAATTGCAGAATCGATTCAACAAACGGAGCATGGGAATTATTTATCAATGGACCCGAATGATTCACAAGCTATTTTCGATTCGATTACACATGAAATTAAACGAGTAAATGAGGTCAATCCGATGACTGTGCTCTTATGTTCGCCAGCTGTTCGGATGTATGTCCGCCAGTTGATCGAACGGTATCTGCCTGATGTAGTAGTATTATCGTACAACGAACTTGAACCAAATCTAGAAGTACAAAGCATCGGGGTGGTGAATGCTTCATGA
- the flhF gene encoding flagellar biosynthesis protein FlhF translates to MKIKKYIAPTMPDAMKRIRQDFGKDGVILNSKEVRTGGFLGFFTKPALEVIAAYDPDPLSTGNVMEQSEKPLPTIKNPAKQSSIEQEPVDEINEKNLFRIQDKAKDKPIPFVGPHLPQSIEKLTHSLTAQGIQPELRTAVVDHLLRSWYREDSESVAEQLIEKWLEESLLKLISDRPFGEFDYTKKFLNLIGPTGVGKTTTIAKIAADAVLNKKKKAALITTDTYRIAAIDQLKTYAEILNIPLEIAYNNEDFKQAKERFKDYDVIFVDSAGRNFKNKQYVQDLKQIIQFDSEMENYLVLSMTSKYSDMIKIANQFTSVPIKKLIFTKKDETDTYGDLLNILHETGLGIAYVTTGQNVPDDITEATPQQIVSLLIGDRHHA, encoded by the coding sequence ATGAAGATAAAAAAATATATCGCACCGACAATGCCTGACGCGATGAAACGAATCAGGCAGGATTTTGGTAAGGATGGGGTTATCTTAAATTCTAAAGAAGTTCGTACGGGAGGATTCCTTGGGTTCTTTACAAAACCTGCATTGGAAGTAATTGCTGCCTATGATCCGGACCCCTTATCTACAGGAAATGTAATGGAACAATCCGAAAAGCCATTGCCGACAATAAAGAATCCTGCCAAACAGAGTTCGATAGAGCAAGAACCGGTGGATGAAATAAACGAGAAAAATCTTTTCAGGATCCAAGATAAGGCTAAGGATAAGCCTATCCCATTTGTCGGGCCACATTTACCGCAATCAATTGAAAAGCTTACACACTCGTTAACAGCACAGGGAATCCAACCGGAATTACGGACGGCAGTAGTCGACCATTTATTAAGAAGCTGGTACCGGGAGGATTCAGAATCCGTCGCAGAGCAATTGATAGAAAAGTGGTTGGAAGAAAGTCTGTTGAAATTGATTTCTGACCGACCGTTTGGAGAATTCGACTATACGAAAAAGTTCTTGAACTTAATTGGCCCTACTGGTGTTGGAAAGACGACGACAATCGCTAAGATTGCAGCTGATGCAGTGTTGAATAAAAAGAAGAAAGCAGCATTGATTACTACTGATACATACAGAATTGCAGCGATTGACCAGTTGAAGACGTATGCGGAAATTTTAAATATACCGTTGGAAATCGCTTATAACAATGAAGATTTTAAACAGGCAAAAGAACGATTCAAAGATTACGATGTCATTTTTGTCGACTCTGCCGGCAGGAATTTTAAAAACAAACAATATGTTCAGGACTTAAAACAGATCATTCAATTCGATTCAGAAATGGAAAACTATTTGGTTCTATCAATGACCTCTAAATACAGCGATATGATCAAGATTGCGAATCAGTTTACGAGTGTACCGATTAAAAAGCTCATTTTTACAAAAAAAGATGAAACCGATACATATGGAGATCTGTTAAACATCCTTCATGAAACAGGGCTTGGGATCGCATATGTCACAACAGGGCAAAACGTTCCTGACGATATTACGGAAGCAACTCCACAACAAATTGTTTCACTATTGATAGGAGATAGACATCATGCATGA
- a CDS encoding MinD/ParA family protein, which produces MHDQAETLRRKLKADHDHPNAKVYAVVSGKGGVGKSNFSLNLALSLSENGGKVLVVDLDIGMANLDILMGVNSRYNIADLIENHLPITDIIEKGPGNLHYIAGGNGLNGLVEISQMQFDHFCEQVSILQSEYDYILFDMGAGATKESLQFIVSADEVLLLVTPEPTAITDGYAMLKHIHNLSPELDVSIIVNRIESAQEGDQVGGRLKMAAKQFLHKSITVKGAIPEDRNVFLAVKDQKPYLIRFPNSKAARAVRGIAALLLNEMERTVNLEPHGQSFLSRFKRYFQKRQVMR; this is translated from the coding sequence ATGCATGATCAAGCTGAAACACTTAGAAGAAAACTAAAGGCCGATCATGATCATCCGAATGCAAAGGTTTATGCAGTAGTTAGTGGAAAAGGTGGTGTTGGGAAATCAAACTTTTCATTAAACCTTGCTTTATCATTATCCGAAAATGGAGGAAAGGTTCTTGTCGTTGACCTTGATATCGGAATGGCTAATCTAGACATCTTGATGGGCGTAAATTCCCGTTACAATATTGCAGACTTAATCGAGAACCATCTACCGATTACAGACATAATAGAAAAAGGACCTGGAAACCTCCATTATATTGCAGGCGGAAACGGTCTTAACGGTTTAGTGGAAATATCGCAAATGCAGTTTGATCATTTTTGCGAACAAGTCAGCATTTTACAATCGGAATATGATTATATTTTGTTCGACATGGGGGCTGGAGCAACGAAGGAAAGCTTACAATTCATCGTATCAGCAGACGAAGTCCTACTGCTTGTAACACCCGAACCGACTGCAATTACAGACGGTTATGCAATGCTGAAGCACATACATAATCTTAGTCCGGAACTGGACGTTTCCATCATCGTCAACCGAATCGAGTCCGCTCAGGAAGGTGACCAGGTAGGCGGTAGACTGAAAATGGCTGCAAAGCAGTTTTTACATAAATCCATTACAGTGAAAGGGGCGATACCTGAGGATCGTAACGTGTTTCTAGCAGTTAAAGACCAGAAACCTTATTTGATCCGTTTTCCGAATAGTAAAGCTGCACGAGCTGTCAGGGGAATTGCAGCCCTCCTTCTGAATGAAATGGAAAGAACCGTAAACTTAGAGCCTCACGGGCAAAGCTTTTTATCAAGGTTCAAGAGGTATTTTCAAAAAAGGCAGGTAATGAGATGA